From a single Miltoncostaea oceani genomic region:
- the dnaE gene encoding DNA polymerase III subunit alpha — MSSEPEAPAPTPENFCHLHVHSEYSSLDGACKIPQLVALAKERGHVALGLSDHGTISGLPAFEKACRKEGIKPILSVEAYLTDDRAIKKRDTNTWHLGLIARTSEGLRNLYALTSRAYLEGYFNKRARADWELLGEFSEGLIALTGCMAAPVMSSIFRGDLEAARAYTKRLTEIFGLENVYGEIQNVGITEQIPADSELAHKLGKFTLTQTEANRELALICADLGVPLLATGDVHYLRAEDAVPHDALLCVGTGQQQARRPDGTPDMENRRFSLLPKNYHFRTESEVAELLPEFPEALANTLVLAERCDAQIAYGQSMLPRFPLPEGFPTSKEYLRHLCELGMEDRYGPRAEQTEAQRERLEFELGVIDNMGFNDYFLIVWDFVREAIERGIPSGPGRGSAAGAIVAYALRITHLDPLQYDLLFERFLNPDRISMPDVDWDVSIVRREEMIEYVRAKYNGLAGCDTAVAQIITHGMIQAKAGLRDAARVLGKPISLADRLCKMVPDKPIGMSLREVYRAVPDFQRAFDNDAEAKEVITLAGWMEGFIRSEGVHAAGVVIWDQPLERALPIQRKGDEAPITTSWDMKSTEAVGALKMDFLGLRNLDIIQRAIEIVGHTEGIELDAYGLPLDDLATYEMLSRGEAIGVFQLECVAGDTILNGDPRRTIAELHENPPEAMLSVDLGEGARRRNRVLRVVATGEKRLYRMRTAGGYLLRATEDHRILTDRGWQRLGDLSPGDQVVVNRRDASRIGACTDCGKRVQSRGVRCRSCSNRHLGTGPHMARTRDPQAWSQTIRRGADNPWWGHEPVAACLEFPDLDHPVRSVWEADFARALIAAGVAYDYEPRTFRFADGSGYTPDFYLGEIGLWVEVKGKSGLCGRGKLKVEQFRREFPDQPLRVVSAHEIAEFELAHPDFAAWNCPKLPPHFEFEPIIEIVEDAIEPTFDVMMEGPLNNYVANGVVVHNSGGMREALRLIKPTVFDDIIALVALYRPGPMEYIPTYAARKHGQEEVTFLDPRLESIIGMTYGVAVYQEQLMLTARQLGGFTPGQADTLRKAIGKKDKDLMATLKPAFVAGCVANGVRKADAEQLWSDNEKAGDYSFNKAHAAAYGLLAYSTAYLKCNHPAAYMAALMSLNASTKDKVPFFITEARRMGLKVLPPDLNRSLRDFAVMEAEGADPAGDPVKRFEILFGLQAIKGVGDNVIRAIRTERETRGPYRSLPDLIRRLPDLNKTVLERLVLAGALDFTKHSRMAMAAAIEPTLDTQRKAAKAAEKAFLTAVTDAVAAGGSSSEPAAAPSLFDAPAGAGKPRKLSTEEKRGLEAIAKASYAANAVPSRSAASSLVAAALEKEALRKARLAARKEDAEDPDARAAEMVQESAPEREAVLAALVEPVRAACAAVLSRPPDDEDSIDDAMDDQLALVALTGPDWPSLERLSRERKVLGLYASGHPLDESRRQWRRYISHTIGSLNGSAIGRTVTVVGSVTAQRVLKKKTGETFGLEVEVEDLTGSRPVTFFSDSLDDMTKDLLVEGSLCVIKAKVVEDAFRNSRQEAEEDPEADVTEKAVKLNGITVYPWRPDQVKMDPIQPLEITLPADRRTTQVIARLQEILESHPGASPVSLIMDGRPSRLGARVEIGPSMLAEIRQLIGEQEVALQT, encoded by the coding sequence ATGTCATCAGAGCCCGAGGCGCCGGCGCCCACGCCGGAGAACTTCTGTCACCTCCATGTCCACTCGGAGTACTCGAGCCTGGACGGAGCCTGCAAGATCCCCCAGCTGGTCGCCCTCGCCAAGGAGCGCGGTCACGTCGCGCTCGGCCTCTCCGACCACGGGACCATCTCCGGCCTGCCGGCCTTCGAGAAGGCCTGCCGCAAGGAGGGGATCAAGCCGATCCTCTCCGTCGAGGCGTACCTCACCGATGACCGGGCGATCAAGAAGCGCGACACGAACACCTGGCACCTCGGTCTGATCGCCCGGACCTCCGAGGGCCTCAGGAACCTCTACGCGCTCACCTCGCGCGCCTACCTGGAGGGCTACTTCAACAAGCGGGCCCGGGCCGACTGGGAGCTGCTCGGCGAGTTCTCCGAAGGCCTGATCGCCCTCACCGGCTGCATGGCCGCCCCGGTGATGAGCAGCATCTTCCGCGGCGACCTCGAGGCGGCGCGGGCCTACACCAAGCGTCTGACCGAGATCTTCGGCCTCGAGAACGTCTACGGCGAGATCCAGAACGTCGGGATCACCGAGCAGATCCCCGCCGACTCCGAGCTCGCTCACAAGCTCGGCAAGTTCACGCTCACCCAGACCGAGGCCAACCGCGAGCTCGCGCTCATCTGCGCCGATCTCGGCGTGCCTCTGCTCGCAACCGGCGACGTGCACTACCTGCGCGCCGAGGACGCGGTCCCCCACGACGCCCTGCTCTGCGTCGGGACCGGCCAGCAGCAGGCCCGTCGTCCGGACGGAACGCCGGACATGGAGAACCGGCGCTTCTCGCTGCTGCCGAAGAACTACCACTTCCGCACGGAGTCGGAGGTCGCCGAGCTGCTGCCCGAGTTCCCCGAGGCTCTCGCCAACACCCTCGTCCTCGCCGAGCGATGCGACGCGCAGATCGCCTACGGCCAGTCGATGCTCCCGCGCTTCCCCCTCCCCGAGGGCTTCCCGACCTCCAAGGAGTACCTGCGCCACCTCTGCGAGCTGGGGATGGAGGACCGCTACGGGCCGCGGGCCGAGCAGACCGAGGCCCAGCGTGAGCGCCTCGAGTTCGAGCTCGGGGTCATCGACAACATGGGCTTCAACGACTACTTCCTGATCGTCTGGGACTTCGTCCGCGAGGCGATCGAGCGTGGCATCCCCTCCGGCCCGGGCCGAGGCTCCGCCGCGGGCGCCATCGTCGCCTACGCCCTGCGGATCACCCACCTCGACCCGCTCCAGTACGACCTGCTCTTCGAGCGGTTCCTGAACCCGGACCGGATCTCGATGCCGGACGTCGACTGGGACGTCTCGATTGTCCGGCGCGAGGAGATGATCGAATACGTCCGCGCCAAGTACAACGGGCTGGCGGGCTGTGACACCGCGGTCGCTCAGATCATCACCCATGGGATGATCCAGGCGAAGGCCGGACTGCGCGACGCCGCCCGCGTGCTGGGCAAGCCGATCTCACTGGCAGACCGTCTCTGCAAGATGGTCCCCGACAAGCCGATCGGCATGAGCCTGCGCGAGGTCTATCGAGCCGTGCCGGACTTCCAGCGCGCCTTCGACAACGACGCTGAGGCCAAGGAGGTGATCACCCTCGCCGGCTGGATGGAGGGCTTCATCCGCTCAGAGGGAGTGCACGCCGCCGGCGTCGTGATCTGGGATCAGCCGCTCGAGCGGGCTCTCCCGATCCAGCGCAAGGGTGACGAGGCACCGATCACCACGAGCTGGGACATGAAGAGCACCGAGGCCGTCGGCGCCCTCAAGATGGACTTCCTCGGCCTGCGCAACCTGGACATCATCCAGCGCGCGATCGAGATCGTCGGACACACCGAAGGCATCGAGCTCGACGCCTACGGCCTGCCCCTGGACGACCTCGCGACCTACGAGATGCTGTCGCGCGGTGAGGCCATCGGGGTGTTCCAATTGGAGTGCGTGGCGGGAGACACGATTCTGAACGGTGACCCACGCCGAACCATCGCTGAGCTCCATGAGAACCCGCCGGAGGCGATGCTGTCGGTCGACCTCGGTGAGGGAGCGCGGCGGCGCAATCGCGTCCTCCGGGTGGTCGCGACAGGTGAGAAGCGGCTCTACCGAATGAGGACAGCCGGTGGCTACCTGCTGCGCGCGACCGAGGATCACCGCATCCTCACAGATCGGGGATGGCAGCGGCTCGGAGACTTGTCCCCCGGCGACCAGGTCGTGGTCAACCGACGGGACGCATCACGGATCGGCGCATGCACCGACTGCGGCAAGCGGGTGCAGTCGCGGGGAGTGCGTTGCCGTTCCTGCTCTAATCGCCACCTTGGCACTGGTCCTCACATGGCTCGCACCAGAGACCCTCAGGCGTGGAGCCAGACGATCCGGCGTGGGGCCGACAACCCCTGGTGGGGTCACGAGCCCGTGGCCGCCTGTCTCGAGTTCCCCGATCTCGACCACCCGGTGCGCTCGGTCTGGGAGGCTGACTTCGCCAGGGCACTGATCGCGGCCGGCGTCGCGTATGACTATGAGCCGCGGACCTTTCGCTTCGCCGACGGATCGGGCTACACGCCGGACTTCTACCTGGGCGAGATCGGTCTCTGGGTAGAGGTGAAGGGCAAGTCCGGCCTCTGCGGCCGCGGCAAGCTGAAGGTCGAGCAGTTCCGCCGCGAGTTCCCCGATCAGCCGCTGCGGGTGGTCAGCGCACACGAGATCGCCGAGTTCGAGCTCGCCCATCCCGATTTCGCAGCATGGAACTGCCCGAAGCTGCCGCCGCACTTCGAGTTCGAGCCGATCATCGAGATCGTCGAGGACGCGATCGAGCCGACCTTCGATGTCATGATGGAAGGGCCGCTGAACAACTATGTCGCCAACGGCGTCGTGGTCCACAACTCGGGCGGGATGCGTGAGGCCCTGCGGCTGATCAAGCCGACGGTCTTCGACGACATCATCGCCTTGGTGGCGCTCTACCGGCCGGGCCCGATGGAGTACATCCCGACCTACGCCGCCCGCAAGCACGGGCAGGAGGAGGTCACCTTCCTGGACCCGCGCCTCGAGTCGATCATCGGCATGACCTACGGCGTGGCGGTGTACCAGGAGCAGCTGATGCTGACCGCCCGTCAGCTCGGGGGCTTCACCCCGGGCCAGGCGGACACGCTGCGCAAGGCGATCGGCAAGAAGGACAAGGATCTGATGGCCACCCTGAAGCCCGCCTTCGTGGCAGGCTGCGTCGCCAACGGCGTCCGGAAGGCCGACGCCGAGCAGCTGTGGTCGGACAACGAGAAGGCTGGCGACTACAGCTTCAACAAGGCCCATGCCGCCGCCTACGGTCTCCTCGCCTACTCGACGGCCTACCTGAAGTGCAACCATCCAGCGGCTTACATGGCCGCCCTGATGAGTCTCAACGCGAGCACCAAGGACAAGGTGCCGTTCTTCATCACCGAGGCACGGCGGATGGGCCTGAAGGTGTTGCCGCCGGACCTCAACCGCTCCCTGCGCGACTTCGCGGTGATGGAGGCCGAAGGCGCCGACCCCGCGGGCGACCCCGTGAAGCGGTTCGAGATCCTCTTCGGCCTCCAGGCGATCAAGGGCGTCGGCGACAACGTCATCCGCGCCATCCGCACCGAGCGCGAGACCCGCGGGCCCTACCGCTCCCTGCCCGACCTCATCCGGCGCCTGCCGGATCTGAACAAGACGGTCCTCGAGCGCCTCGTGCTCGCCGGCGCCCTGGACTTCACCAAGCACTCGCGCATGGCGATGGCCGCCGCGATCGAGCCGACCCTCGACACCCAGCGCAAGGCGGCGAAGGCCGCCGAGAAGGCCTTCCTGACCGCGGTAACGGATGCCGTGGCGGCTGGGGGCTCCTCTTCGGAGCCGGCCGCCGCCCCCTCCCTCTTCGACGCCCCCGCGGGGGCCGGCAAGCCGCGCAAGCTCAGCACCGAGGAGAAGCGCGGCCTCGAGGCGATCGCCAAGGCCTCATACGCAGCGAATGCCGTGCCGAGCCGCTCGGCCGCGTCGAGCCTGGTGGCAGCCGCCCTCGAGAAGGAGGCGTTGAGGAAGGCCCGGCTCGCCGCCCGCAAGGAGGACGCAGAGGACCCTGACGCCCGCGCGGCCGAGATGGTCCAGGAGAGTGCGCCCGAGCGCGAGGCCGTCTTGGCTGCGCTCGTCGAGCCCGTGCGCGCGGCCTGTGCGGCGGTTCTCTCGCGCCCGCCCGATGACGAGGACTCGATCGACGACGCCATGGACGACCAACTCGCCCTCGTGGCTCTGACCGGCCCCGACTGGCCCTCGCTCGAGCGACTCAGCCGCGAGCGCAAGGTGCTCGGGCTCTACGCCTCGGGACATCCCCTCGATGAGAGCCGCCGTCAGTGGCGGCGGTACATCAGCCACACCATCGGATCGCTGAACGGGTCGGCGATCGGCCGGACCGTCACGGTAGTGGGCTCAGTCACCGCCCAGCGCGTCCTGAAGAAGAAGACCGGGGAGACGTTCGGCCTCGAGGTGGAGGTCGAGGACCTGACAGGGTCGCGCCCCGTCACGTTCTTCAGCGACTCTCTCGATGACATGACCAAGGACCTGCTCGTCGAGGGTTCCCTCTGCGTGATCAAGGCCAAGGTGGTCGAGGACGCGTTCCGAAACTCACGTCAGGAGGCTGAAGAGGACCCGGAAGCCGACGTCACCGAGAAGGCCGTCAAGCTGAACGGGATCACCGTCTATCCGTGGCGGCCGGACCAGGTCAAGATGGATCCCATCCAGCCGCTCGAGATCACGCTCCCGGCCGACCGCCGGACCACCCAGGTGATCGCCCGCCTCCAGGAGATCCTTGAGTCCCACCCGGGGGCCTCACCGGTCTCGCTGATCATGGACGGGCGTCCCAGCCGGCTCGGGGCACGGGTCGAGATCGGCCCGTCGATGCTCGCGGAGATCCGCCAGCTGATCGGTGAGCAGGAAGTGGCGCTGCAGACCTGA
- a CDS encoding type II secretion system F family protein has product MSELVLPIGVFLISGLLLMLGLLRNPAGDPFEMKERRSSTSRQLERRLRRAGLLGTTPGFALVLAGGTTAMIWLVATLLTASPYPGLAAVVIVPLGGWFFLTFRERGYVKRASSELVPFLRKIESQIRAGRLPQAAYAQAVSESVHLRPALEQSLAELRLSRPFIEVLRESMARLPLRSWEQFVRQLEIHSETGGDLAEIISDAVKQIDQLIRLQARMRAEYATFAKQQMVLVAVAIAVFPGLHLMGLLGELTGTLTGWGAIGVALLMMGAGIFYGQRSLRDIERRLEF; this is encoded by the coding sequence ATGTCAGAACTCGTTCTGCCCATCGGTGTCTTCCTCATCAGCGGCCTGCTGCTGATGCTCGGTCTGCTCCGCAACCCCGCCGGCGATCCCTTCGAGATGAAGGAGCGCCGCTCCAGTACCTCGCGCCAGCTCGAGAGGCGCCTGCGCCGGGCGGGACTGCTCGGCACGACCCCCGGCTTCGCCCTGGTTCTCGCAGGTGGGACGACCGCGATGATCTGGCTCGTCGCCACCCTGCTGACCGCCAGTCCTTACCCGGGCCTGGCGGCGGTCGTCATCGTTCCACTCGGCGGATGGTTCTTCCTCACCTTCCGAGAGCGCGGCTACGTCAAGCGGGCCTCATCGGAGCTCGTGCCCTTCCTGCGCAAGATCGAGTCGCAGATCCGCGCCGGTCGGCTGCCCCAGGCCGCCTATGCCCAGGCCGTGTCCGAGTCGGTCCACCTGCGGCCGGCGCTCGAGCAGTCGCTTGCTGAGCTCCGCCTCAGCCGCCCCTTCATCGAGGTCCTGCGCGAGTCAATGGCGCGGCTGCCGCTGCGCAGCTGGGAGCAGTTCGTGCGCCAGCTGGAGATCCACTCGGAGACCGGCGGGGATCTGGCGGAGATCATCAGCGACGCGGTCAAGCAGATCGACCAGCTGATCCGTCTGCAGGCCCGCATGCGCGCCGAGTACGCGACCTTCGCCAAGCAGCAGATGGTCCTGGTCGCGGTGGCGATCGCCGTCTTCCCCGGCCTTCATCTGATGGGTCTGCTCGGTGAGCTCACCGGGACGCTCACCGGCTGGGGAGCGATCGGGGTCGCGCTGCTGATGATGGGCGCCGGAATCTTCTACGGGCAGCGTTCACTGCGCGACATCGAGAGGCGGCTCGAGTTCTGA
- a CDS encoding type II secretion system F family protein — MLLLLTLLVFFLSAIVLMRGYLRRGEDRPMTAAEESYSRLVAETLARDNSDMRQSAPNKPSRVRQVTNFLTGRGLFRSEEARDVLSWLDRQLTLAGRPGGWSAQEAIVFNLMIWAVGTLLAIMSISAGLPRWLVVVVLLTVFSYPYLKLRAMINRRQEQAKLEMPAFINDLIMGIGSTSGTLDEAIGRVVRDPTATGSDRILVREFAQAFAEYRHGNRDREQALRAVAERLGVDNVRNFVEALIEGLRSGTSVKHILQSQSTQAQAVFEQDMKAFIARKESSFIIGLVLIFFGIIILVMTPLVLRLSDVFSA, encoded by the coding sequence ATGCTGTTGCTCCTCACACTCCTGGTCTTCTTCCTCTCGGCGATCGTGCTGATGCGGGGGTATCTGCGCCGTGGCGAGGACCGCCCCATGACCGCCGCCGAGGAGAGCTACAGCCGACTCGTCGCCGAGACACTCGCCCGAGACAACTCCGACATGCGCCAGAGCGCGCCCAACAAGCCGAGCCGCGTCCGGCAGGTCACCAACTTCCTCACCGGGCGGGGTCTCTTCCGCTCGGAGGAGGCGCGCGACGTCCTCAGCTGGCTGGATCGCCAGCTGACCCTGGCCGGGCGCCCCGGAGGTTGGAGCGCCCAGGAGGCGATCGTCTTCAACCTGATGATCTGGGCGGTCGGGACCCTCCTGGCGATCATGTCGATCAGCGCAGGCCTGCCCCGCTGGCTGGTCGTGGTCGTCCTGCTGACCGTCTTCAGCTACCCCTACCTGAAGCTGCGGGCGATGATCAACCGCCGCCAGGAGCAGGCCAAGCTCGAGATGCCGGCCTTCATCAACGACCTGATCATGGGCATCGGCTCCACGAGCGGAACCTTGGACGAGGCGATCGGCCGAGTCGTCCGCGACCCCACCGCCACCGGGTCGGACAGGATCCTCGTCCGCGAGTTCGCACAGGCCTTCGCGGAGTACCGCCACGGCAACCGCGACCGTGAGCAGGCCCTGCGCGCCGTCGCCGAGAGGCTCGGCGTCGACAACGTCCGCAACTTCGTCGAGGCTCTGATCGAGGGGCTCCGCTCGGGCACGAGCGTCAAGCACATCCTCCAGTCGCAGTCCACGCAGGCCCAGGCGGTCTTCGAGCAGGACATGAAGGCGTTCATCGCCCGCAAGGAGTCCTCGTTCATCATCGGCCTGGTGCTGATCTTCTTCGGGATCATCATCCTCGTGATGACCCCGCTGGTGCTGCGCCTCTCCGACGTCTTCTCCGCCTAG
- a CDS encoding CAP domain-containing protein: MPGPAACPGAERLDLPVAAQQKAMTCLVNRTRQARGLAVLRPHSALARSTSLKAKAILRCESFSHTPCGQAFTATLTQSRYPFRTAAENIAYGGGPYASAWSTYRSWMASPGHRANILNHKVREHAVVVIPSTSIDGADDVALWVQQFAAR; encoded by the coding sequence ATGCCCGGGCCCGCCGCCTGCCCGGGGGCTGAACGGCTCGACCTCCCCGTCGCCGCACAGCAGAAGGCGATGACCTGCCTGGTGAACAGGACCCGCCAGGCCCGCGGTCTTGCGGTCCTCCGCCCCCACTCAGCCCTCGCCAGGAGCACCTCCTTGAAGGCGAAGGCGATCCTCCGGTGCGAAAGCTTCAGCCACACCCCCTGTGGCCAGGCATTCACTGCGACGCTGACACAGTCGCGCTACCCGTTCCGCACCGCGGCCGAGAACATCGCCTACGGGGGCGGGCCATACGCCTCCGCCTGGTCCACCTACCGCAGCTGGATGGCGTCTCCCGGCCACCGGGCCAACATCCTGAACCACAAGGTCCGTGAGCACGCCGTCGTTGTCATCCCGTCCACGAGTATCGACGGCGCCGACGACGTCGCGCTCTGGGTCCAGCAGTTCGCCGCCCGCTGA
- a CDS encoding ATPase, T2SS/T4P/T4SS family: MSDPGADIRFPLRTEAPASDPMVPLLPIGDGQAESFTRWSSRRDAIVGTGDPRAFGARAVDLPLSTDDEPSTNSQAAMDAIAAGIASPRCSEIHGCGPDQLFAKFEGTFHRIDVRFDDEASYNSWVKEQVDTAEAVISWNDITERRRGIFQRADGSSMTVVLPPFAPFQAFSIRKQTVGDWTLEQLVAGGSMSNQMVSYLRAVVAARGNILIVGEMGAGKAQSLDSKVLTPTGWTRMGDISVGDQVIGRDGEPHRVLGVYPQGERQSYRVTMSDGGTTECCDEHLWATLSPLHKFRGKEATVRPLSEIRERLRDGAGNRQHFLPLCEPVQFAPQDAPLPLDPYLLGLLLGDGGLTSRTPVLTTADPEIVETLAAILPEGVVPKLSGKYDYRLSGGVRGRPNPLTVALRELGLMGKYSHEKHVPDAYLFASVASRTALLQGLLDTDGSPTGRGGIDFSVSSPDLAEAVVFLIRSLGGTARLRPRTTTHRMAYRVTGRVPNEIPAFRLSRKLRNDPDYVKYGPCRAIDKVEPCGVKQMVCISIDSPDQLYVTDDFIVTHNTSMINMLSHEFAPNERIAVIEEIPEIQIAQPQVVYLTYQPMQATLGLKEVLDSSLYMRFDRVIVGEVHLEGITKMLEVWMTGSDGSFSTYHSDSCERAVERMKLALQLENPNMTAETALGLIRQAVDVVVVLDRVGGLHRCTEIVEIDWRESGGPGKVGQNRIFALDRKADRHLAAGKPDEKGKVMVKAAKYGIPFSADWFAAPLGEGFGSLPRR, from the coding sequence GTGAGCGATCCGGGTGCTGACATCCGGTTCCCCCTTCGGACCGAGGCCCCCGCGAGCGACCCCATGGTGCCGCTCCTGCCGATCGGCGACGGACAGGCCGAGAGCTTCACCCGCTGGTCGAGCCGTCGCGACGCCATCGTCGGGACCGGCGATCCCCGGGCCTTCGGGGCACGCGCGGTCGATCTACCTCTCAGCACCGATGACGAGCCGTCGACGAACTCACAGGCGGCGATGGACGCGATCGCGGCCGGCATCGCATCCCCGCGCTGCAGCGAGATCCACGGATGCGGACCGGACCAGCTCTTTGCCAAGTTCGAGGGCACCTTCCATCGCATCGACGTCCGCTTCGACGATGAGGCGAGCTACAACAGCTGGGTCAAGGAGCAGGTCGACACCGCCGAGGCGGTCATCAGCTGGAACGACATCACCGAGCGCCGGCGCGGGATCTTCCAGCGCGCCGACGGTTCGTCGATGACCGTCGTCCTGCCGCCCTTCGCCCCGTTCCAGGCCTTCAGCATCCGCAAGCAGACCGTCGGTGACTGGACCCTTGAGCAGCTCGTGGCCGGCGGGTCGATGAGCAACCAGATGGTCTCCTACCTGCGCGCCGTCGTCGCCGCCCGCGGCAACATCCTGATCGTCGGCGAGATGGGAGCCGGCAAGGCTCAGAGCCTCGACTCGAAGGTGCTCACTCCCACCGGCTGGACCCGGATGGGAGACATCTCTGTGGGCGATCAGGTCATCGGCCGGGACGGCGAGCCGCACCGGGTGCTCGGGGTGTACCCCCAGGGTGAGCGCCAGTCCTATCGGGTGACCATGAGCGACGGCGGCACCACCGAGTGTTGTGATGAGCACCTCTGGGCGACCCTCTCGCCACTCCACAAGTTCCGGGGCAAGGAGGCAACGGTCCGACCGCTGAGTGAGATCCGCGAGCGCCTGCGCGACGGCGCCGGTAACCGCCAGCACTTCCTGCCCCTGTGTGAGCCTGTCCAGTTCGCACCGCAGGATGCCCCGCTTCCGCTCGACCCCTACCTGCTCGGCCTGCTGCTTGGCGACGGAGGCCTTACGTCGCGGACTCCGGTGCTCACCACCGCAGACCCGGAGATCGTTGAGACACTCGCCGCGATCCTCCCGGAGGGCGTCGTTCCCAAGCTCAGTGGGAAGTATGACTACCGGCTGAGTGGCGGCGTCCGCGGCCGGCCGAACCCGCTCACGGTGGCACTCCGCGAACTCGGCCTGATGGGCAAGTACTCCCACGAGAAGCACGTCCCCGATGCCTACCTCTTTGCCTCGGTGGCCTCGCGCACCGCGCTGCTACAGGGGCTTCTGGACACCGACGGTTCGCCCACCGGCAGGGGCGGGATCGATTTCTCGGTGTCGTCCCCTGACCTCGCCGAGGCGGTCGTCTTCCTGATCAGATCGCTCGGCGGCACAGCCCGCCTGCGGCCGAGGACGACCACCCACCGGATGGCCTACCGCGTCACGGGCCGGGTGCCGAACGAGATCCCCGCCTTCCGCCTTTCGCGCAAGCTGAGGAACGACCCCGACTACGTGAAGTATGGGCCGTGCCGTGCCATCGACAAGGTCGAGCCCTGTGGGGTCAAGCAGATGGTGTGCATCTCCATCGACTCCCCCGACCAGCTCTATGTCACGGATGACTTCATCGTCACTCACAACACCAGCATGATCAACATGCTGAGCCACGAGTTCGCGCCGAACGAGCGCATCGCGGTGATCGAGGAGATCCCCGAGATCCAGATCGCCCAGCCCCAGGTCGTCTACCTGACCTACCAGCCGATGCAGGCGACCCTCGGCCTCAAGGAGGTCTTGGACTCCTCGCTCTACATGCGCTTCGACCGCGTGATCGTCGGTGAGGTCCACCTCGAGGGCATCACGAAGATGCTCGAGGTCTGGATGACCGGCTCTGACGGCAGCTTCTCGACCTACCACTCCGACTCGTGTGAGCGGGCAGTCGAGCGGATGAAGCTCGCGCTCCAGCTCGAGAACCCGAACATGACCGCGGAGACGGCGCTCGGCCTGATCCGCCAGGCCGTCGATGTCGTGGTCGTCCTCGACCGCGTCGGGGGCCTCCACCGGTGCACCGAGATCGTCGAGATCGACTGGCGCGAGAGCGGCGGTCCGGGGAAGGTCGGCCAGAACCGGATCTTCGCCCTCGACCGCAAGGCGGATCGGCACCTTGCCGCCGGCAAGCCCGATGAGAAGGGCAAGGTCATGGTCAAGGCCGCCAAGTACGGCATCCCGTTCTCCGCCGACTGGTTCGCGGCCCCCCTCGGGGAGGGCTTCGGCTCCCTCCCGCGTCGCTGA
- a CDS encoding A24 family peptidase, with the protein MGSDISLISGDPERNPLLSLAIRGSVPGTWLGALFGVLLAIMCLASFYDLWRGRMIPHWITNTVLVTGVVIPPLAFEDWRAHYVIAGAVLLLFGAFYWLGGIGMADLKLYIAFGLLFGFTAVYIIAATHVIATVVMVPIALRKRDRKLAAPMFPFAAAALVLVSNGIGAPPWMTASGAALLAVAVLYGLYESRFRTPPSITDHLPLMEGRDEIRLRAGSRPLERDADGNWTEIASAPRVSGAALDRVVYQLVGHDPDLRSRLDRGGELRIDHVEDGRPFSLTVTETTHSYAVVIGPGVSAPVPDPLPA; encoded by the coding sequence TTGGGGAGTGACATCAGCCTGATCTCGGGCGACCCGGAGCGCAACCCGCTCCTGTCCCTCGCGATCCGTGGCTCGGTGCCGGGGACCTGGCTGGGCGCCCTCTTCGGGGTCCTGCTGGCCATCATGTGCCTGGCGAGCTTCTACGACCTCTGGCGTGGCCGGATGATCCCCCACTGGATCACGAACACGGTCCTCGTGACCGGCGTGGTGATTCCACCGCTCGCCTTCGAGGACTGGCGGGCCCACTACGTGATCGCCGGCGCGGTGCTGCTGCTCTTCGGCGCCTTCTACTGGCTCGGGGGTATCGGCATGGCCGACCTGAAGCTCTACATCGCCTTCGGTCTCCTCTTCGGGTTCACGGCGGTCTACATCATCGCCGCGACCCACGTCATCGCGACCGTTGTCATGGTCCCGATCGCACTGAGAAAGCGCGACCGCAAGCTCGCCGCGCCCATGTTCCCCTTCGCCGCCGCCGCTCTGGTGCTCGTCTCGAACGGCATCGGAGCGCCCCCCTGGATGACGGCATCCGGTGCCGCGCTGCTTGCGGTCGCCGTCCTCTACGGCCTCTATGAGAGCCGTTTCAGGACGCCGCCGTCGATCACGGATCACCTGCCCCTGATGGAGGGACGCGACGAGATCCGCCTTCGAGCGGGCAGCCGTCCCCTCGAGCGGGACGCCGACGGCAACTGGACCGAGATCGCATCGGCTCCTCGGGTCAGCGGTGCGGCACTCGACCGCGTCGTCTACCAGCTCGTCGGTCACGACCCTGATCTTCGTTCCCGCCTGGACCGGGGCGGTGAGCTCCGGATCGACCACGTCGAGGACGGTAGGCCCTTCTCTCTGACGGTGACGGAGACCACTCACAGCTACGCCGTCGTCATCGGACCGGGCGTATCAGCGCCGGTGCCGGACCCTCTGCCTGCCTGA